ctgaactttctcgagatattgtcgtgattgatattcttgttttatattgtaagtgctttgaagcactgaaccctaaaccttgattccagttattgatcttgatccgtaacctgattctttctagaccatcgattgttgtataccccaaacacgaacctcaaatatacgatactactccacaaatacatacaaactaaatattaaacactgaaccagattgcttacacattcaaacctttgtattttacgctttgatagaccaaatccttgaaaccctgaaacattgattcattgttagccaattctttcattacctagcatccaaactttgaaaatgctcttttgatccttatgcagattaaaaccttttcattatggaacatcaaataTTGTTAATAATTCTGgatattgtttattattgcttattctgttattatgttagaattggattgtttttataaaattgtggaccagattcgtggtcagaccatataatggtcaagttaggccaatgtgtgccttggatccagtagttagagcagtgctgtgtgctttgctcgggattagtgcgtgactaatcagcagcctaaacttggtttttaaaatgaaaatataatatccaattctaaatcataatccattgttcacttgatatcataaccatgttcacctgatgatcattattctcagttttgtcattgtgacttgctgagctagttagctcatttgtgcgatattgtttctgttcttttccagttaaaaaggaaccggttggtatcgaggatccccagtccagcgtgagagctaggggttcaggttgattgagctgagctagtaggcttcttttgggataatttaagtttgtaaaagtttgtaataatgtttaatactcagttatgagttagatagttgggatttgaacggtttgtaatataagtagatgtgtttggcttgtgtgcatactttaacctgttgcggtctgtggtagttggtaagtagggtcactgcatattattattatctttattattgttataagcaggttatgaataaggtgtgtgtggaccccaaacttctgacccgggtttggagggcgccacacttgttctcacagacctttgaagtagactcaacagcttctaccttcatctctttctctttctctaactcagcaaccagtgttatggaccctcctttcttccttcctttctccatcctctcatcttgcactatttcaagcttataagtcttcaggatgccatacagtctctccaagataaattccttataatcctgagaatttctgaatgagactgtcattggtttccactcctttggaagagatctaaggaacttgaggttagagtcttttgtctaatagactcttccattcaacttcagagcatttagtagtttttggaatctactaaaaatatcaatgagagactcactatcttcacaatggaagtgctcatattgctgaattagcagctgcatcttattctcccttacttgctcagtaccatcacaaataatctggatagtgtcccaaacctccttggctgttttgcagttaatgatgttatcaaacatgtcaccatcaactccattgaacaatatattcatggccttcttgtctatcctgacttgctcaatatcaggatctgaccattcatgcctaggcttgggaacagatggttcattgccagttgcagctctcattggtatatgaggtcctctctctatgcaatccacataggcctcatcttgagaaagaagatgtagatgcattttcaccttccagtggtgataattgtctttgtccagaaaatgaattttaactccaacatccttcttgttcatcttgccgtttgttgtgatctttacactctttgtacttcaagagattgctctaataccaattattattccctaacaatacaacaagaattacagaaggggggttaaatgcaattctggcttctttttcaagatttaaaaacagttcttaactcgacaaatatatatgtgtcttgatttgcaaagtgcggaatgaaatgattaaataaatcaaacacaaagtaataaaaactcaagtctttaaaactttctggtggatttgaatgtatccaccatatatatatatcaatttgagaactctgtgaagctcaaattggctcacagctgctttacaagttgaacaaaatAAACTGCTGAGAAATTCTTGacagatacagctttttctatttctcttctaaaatgtgcttgcttagtagtttgttctactagctacacttaatttatatatcaccaaaacCTATCAAATCTAACTCCGAAgctgctaaacaggctgccacatttcttttgcaaacacccaacgcatgtgactgtgttctcactgtcaacagatatttgaatttgatcatccgccgggtacatgcttgtcatccgtcgggtggctttgttgaacatccgtcggggagctttgttgatcatccgtcgggtagctatttgatacttgactccatttcatttatgcagaattataagatatcttatatttacaattaatcaacctattctgcatatctactagtagtcaacatgacttatatgctcctacaaaatctacacaaagttgcttgcaaaaatgtgctacaatacctattattacataagctactcactcgattgatgtcaaatcatcatccgtcgggactatattgaatcatccgtcaggactatatttgatcatccgttgagtgctacaaaattcactaagttaatctactaaggtgatttgattaatttatcatcaagttcacaacatattcctaacataatTCATCCTAATTAAGACGAATTAGCCCCGACTAGAGcagattagcctcgattaaggccaattaggGCATTCTAGCTTAAACCTAGGCTATTTTAAACCTAATTAGCAGCTTATACAGGGAAATTAGCCCCGTTTAGGGCCGATTAGCCCCGGTTCGGGCCACTTAGCAGCTTTcaccctataattaaccttgacAAAGGTTAAAGGGTGATAAACGCTCGCTTTTTAGTCCCGATTAGGATGGTTTAGTGTCAAACACTATCCAATTAGCCTGTACAAAAGCCTTAAGTGTGTATACTCGCACTATATAATTCGTTATAAACGTGTCGatcactccacactttacgataaaATAACGATACCCATGAAGAGCCGATACACATAAAGGGCCGATACCCGAGATGGGTCGAAAGTAACTGAGTAGCAAATAGACTATTGGAACTTCCACGAAAACTCAGGTAGTTTCCCCGGAAGTTGGGGGAAAACGATATGGATataaaatacatcctaaagataTATTAAATGTCACATTACTTAAACTTGGAGTTCTTGTCCACAGCCCAGTACAGACCAGGCTGGTCTAAGCTCATATCAGGCTAGAGACGACCCAAACGGTCAAAGCCCACTAGCAGAGGTCGTCAAGGTCTACGAATATGAGCTattcacggactaggcccaatacggccAGAAGAGCAGAGACGTGTGTCCAAAATGAAAATAAATCCGTACAAGGAAGGATCTGGAATTCCTTACCTTACAGgagtcctaattaccatctaagtaggagacttgtccaccaagtctcccaacacaagtctaaccctaaacttatctctatataaagggctctacccctcaacatagaactacgttttggcttgattctctacaacgcagagatacgtaggcatcttgcgaggacAGCTAGTCCCCACCGCGAGAACAGCCATTAAAGTtcgaagctcacaaaccatagcaccctagtttttattccacaatagAGTCCATTCAAATTTCTCACCTGTACGAGTGAGTCTAGTTAATGTTGTGGCTATTTTTAAAAAGTCCTTCACAAATCTCCTGTAATACCCTCTTAACCCAAGAAAGTTACGTATTTGAGAGGGAGTCTTTGGTGTGTCCCAATTTGATACCACTTCAACTTTAGATGTGTCGACTAAAATTCCTGCGTGACTGATGATGTTTCCCAAAAATTGTATTTCTCCgaccagaattcacattttgaatATTTTACATACAactttttttcttctaaatataTCAAGTATTAATCTCAAATATTTTGCATGCTCTTCCCGAGTCTTCGAGTATATTAACATATCATCaatgaaaataattataaagtTATCCTAAAATATCTTATAAACTCGATTCATTCAATCAAATGATCAGAAGTAATAAATTAAATACTAAAAATACAAACAAACAATATATTAATATTCGAATTTCGTCAATAATATAATGCAATaaatatttacttaaaaataGTGCTCGATATTCCGAACACGTTCTCAAACTTTTTTAAAACCCGGATAAAATCCGGTCCCTTTCATTTCTAAAAAAACTAGGTTATTTACGGTACCGAGAAACCCGACGCTGACGGATTTTTTTTAGTGCTCTAGTTAGAGCCGGCCACACGGTCGGGCCGACCGTGCCGGGCCGAATTTCCGGCGGTCCGGTTCACCAGCAGCTTAAGTCGTGAACGACCTGTATAGCTACACGAATCGTGCCGTGCCGTACCGATTTGATAGAACTGGAAGCCGTGAACGGCTCGCGAATTAAACGATTTTAACGGTTCCGGCGAGTCTGACGGTTCGGGCCGGTTACCAAATAAAACTACTAAGCAAACACAATTCTAAACAAACACAGAAAGATGGTTGCTCAACAAATTCCTAAAATCACTTCTAACAAATTTGCCGGAAAACTTGTTAGCTCGCCGGAAAATTTGTAAGCTCGCCGGAAAATCTGTTACTTGCTTGGCTTGTTGTGCCTTGTGAGTGTGACTGTGATTTGTGAACTGTGTGTGGATGTGCGtaattaaaagtgaattgtgatAAAGAAACAGAGAGATCAAGAGTTGAGAGTTGTATACATGAGTGTGGATTGGAAATACAGGAGTTGAACGAATAGGTGGGCCGTGCCGAGCCGATTCAGTTCGTCTGAATCATCTCGGTTAGGCGGGCCGTACCGAGCCGGCTACGGTTTACCAGAATACAACTCGTATTCGGTTCGTATGTACAAGCGGTTAGTGCCGAATTCAGAACCGGCACGTGACGAGGCGAATAACACGAATTTTAGGCGAGTCGAATTCCGATCGGGCCGAGCCAAACCGCTCGTTTGGCCGGCTCTAGCTCTAGTTAGTGCATGCATGATGATGATCTTGAAATTTTAAGATTGGATTGGATTGCGCACAGAGTTTGGGCAGTGTATATTAGTTCTCACCAGACTCAGAGTCACATACCTGAGTCACCCATACCTGCAAACTTGAAAATTAATTAGGAATCTTTAAAAGATACTATTGAAGACGAGGAAAATGAAAATGATAATACACAACTCATTTAGCTCATTTAAGATATTGTAATAGTTACTTGAAAATATATGAGAAAAGGTGTAAATATatgttaaatttaaaaaattatataaaattttcaaACAATAATTTATTTATCTAAAACATTTGTTTTCAACTTCAAAAATAAagttaaaacaaaaataatttatttaaatatattaaatcagatatctaatataactacaaactctttGAACTATAATCAACTTAACTTCTAATTAGCCTAGACTTTTTCCTAACCTCTTTCACATGAAACCAACCACTTCCaaacttaattttaataaatcatattttaatattagaaataattcatatttttaattcttattttaaaTTCGTCAGTATCACCATACCTTCAAAAGTTAATTTCTTTAATTTCAATAGTAcagtattattttattttataatttacaTTTATATAATAAACAAATTGTAAATATTATAATTAGCCCAATAGGCTAGTATTTGTAACACACACCCAACTTATTTATTTCGGGTTAACCAGATAATAACTCATCTATCATTCAGTTTGCATTGAGTTGGGTTTTTTGAGTTAAAAAATAGTTGGGTTGGATTGGTATAGTAGATTTACTCGATCCATGTACAACCCTGGTTAGTGCCCGACGATGAAATTGTAAGATTGGATATTCCTTCATTTGGTGATGTGCACAGAGTTAAGGTTTAAAAAATGGGTTAGGCCCAATCCAAAAAAGCCCGGAAAAACAAAACTAGGTCCGATTAAGTAGTGTCCTGTAGTTCTCGCCAGACTGAGAGTCAAGTCAACCATACCCGCAAACAACCTAAGCACAACCAATAACAAGCTGCCACGTTAGCCAAATGCTCTGTATAAAACGTGTCATCAaccaaatttacaaataaataaacacacacacatacattgTCAAAATCTGTAACTACTTTTCATCTCCTTCTCACACACTATCCCATTCATTTACACACACATATACTTACATACATATCACATGGCGGACGACAAGTACAACCGTAAAAATCCAGCAGTAAAAAGGATTTTACAGGAGGTTAAAGAGATGCAATCCAATCCCTCTCATGATTTCATGAGCCTCCCTCTTGAGGTACTTATAATACATACACATCTATGTATCTATACTCATCCTCATATATTTCTAATTGTATCATTGATTTGATTTTGTTATTGTGTTTTGCTTATGTAATTGTTGTATTTGAATTCATTAATTGCGATTTTTGTGTTTCGAGTTGATAATTAGTAGGATTGTTTGTTAATTTGTGTGTTTGTGATATGTTTTTTTTGTAAATGAAGACGGTTTGTTAATTGGATTTTTTTTGTGATATGTGAGGTTTATGTATATTGTATGATGTATGATTTGTAGGAGAATATATTTGAGTGGCAATTTGCGATTAGAGGACCGAGTGAAACTGAGTTTGAGGGAGGTATTTATCATGGAAGAATTCAGTTGCCTTCGGACTACCCGTTCAAGCCGCCTTCATTTATGTTATTAACGGTAATATTACGGTTTTATACATAAGTGTTTGGGGATTTTTGTTTAGGAAGTTGTTTTTGGTGGCTTTGGTTTGCTGATTGGCTTAACTGTTGTGTTGTTGTAGCCAAATGGAAGGTTTGAAACCCAAACGAAGGTATGTTTGAGTATATCGAATCATCATCCCGAGCACTGGCAACCATCATGGAGTGGTAATAATTTTCCCAATTTAATGATATATCAAATTTATTGTGTTGATAGTGTAACTGTTGGAGTACAGTATGTATGCCTGATGCATTTGCCAGTTGAATTTGGTTGTTTGAGGTGTCTTTCTACTTTCTATCAGCTATAACCAAGTTGCTTTTTCGGAAATTAAGGAAGTTAGTTGGTTTTGAAGATAAATACTCCTTAGACAGTGTCTTGGATTCAGTTCAATGGATTAGTGAGTCTGGCCAGTAGTATTTACAATCTTACTTGTGTTAAAAAATTTGCTTAAAACAATTTATCTACTTATACATTATTTATCTTGTCTAGCCAAAGGGCCTGTCAGCTGGTCTCTGGCTTAGTATTTTGTTTTCCAAGTTTGTTCTAGTTTGGTATGTTGGTAAGGCCTGAAGATGCTAATTGCCAAGGAATTATGCAGTTTTGTTTACTGAGTTGAGAACAGAATTAACTTAACGTATTACCTTCCAAGTTTAGGCATTTCTTatatattttttgattttttttagtCCAGCTTTCTTTATTCTCTCAGATCATATCAATCAGACTCTGTAATCTGTAATCATCCTCAATATTGACATTTAAGCGCATGGTCAGATCAATATATATTTTGTAATCACAAGTCGCAACATTGGAGGTTCATATTAATATACTTCTAAATACTGCTAATATTAAATAAGGACTCTTTGGTTGAATATGCATCTCATTTACCTACCCAAGGAAATGATCAGGAAATCAGATAGTTATCAACTATTGTGTGCCTGCAGCTGGCATGCTTGTATTGCATCTCGAATAGAATTATATTGTTAAGTTTGTACTTGCTTCCTTGATATTTATAACAATATGTCCCTTTGTTATGGCAGTTCGGACAGCTTTAGTAGCACTTATTGCATTTATGCCAACCAATCCAGGTGGGGCATTGGGCTCACTAGATTATAAGAAAGAAGAACGTCGTGTTCTTGCTGTTAAATCCCGTGAAGCTGCTCCAAAATTTGGAAGTCCTGAACGTCAACAGTTGATTGATGAGGTTTGTTGTTAATTTTTGATTGTCAGATACATTGTTATATATAGGGCTGTCATTTAACATTCATATAATTTGCGTAGATTCATGCCTATATGCTGAGCAAGGCACCCTCGGTCCCTCAAATAAGCTCTGGGGAGGCTGGTGAAGAAAACTCAATGAATGGAGAGGGGGAAGCACAGGTCAGTATGGAAGATGCTGGTACACAAGTTGCTGATGGTGGAACTTCTAGTCCTATGGCAGATGATAGGATAGTTGAAGACAGGCATGAAGCTCCTCTGAATGCAAACCCTATCCCTGAGAGAATGGCTGTTCCTGGGCAGGTTTTTGATGTGCCCTTAGGTGgacagcagcagcagcagcagctaCAAAGGCCAGATACTAGGCTGCAAAAACCTGCTGATGATCGCCTTTTTACGTTGGCTGCAGTAGGGCTGACTATCGCTATTGCTTTTCTTCTTTTGAAGAAGTTTCTGAAAGCAAGTGAATATGGTGCTGTCTTCATGGATGGATCATAATTATTTTGCTGATTAGAAGGTGAATCTTCCTATTGCATCTTGAAGCTTTTAAATGTACTTGTAAAAATAAAAACTGTAAATTACATACACAGGTCCTCATGCTTCAGTTATATGAAATAATATAGACCCGAAACATGCTGGGAATTGTATAGCGTATTGTATTTAGTTAGCATGTTTGTGGTTTTTTAACTGGCAAGAGGATATGATTCATATCGAGAGTACTATGTATTGCAAGCCTTTATACAGATAAATCTCCCAGTGTTAACAATTAAATGGTTTGTAATTTTGTATATCTATTTTGGAGATGAATTGGTTAATCAGTGCAATGTGCATATAGAGCTTCTGCAAATATCTATTtggttttatatataatgaaatgATTTGGTTATTCAGTGCAATGTGCATTGAGAGCTCCTGCAACTCATGATCTGAGTTGAGGCGAGGGCCTTGATGCAATGCAAGGTCAGGTAACCAAATGAAATCAATTTATGGTATGAAATTATCTTTAAACGATGGACAGAAAGCCCGAAACTTTGCACCTAACACCTAAAGCAAAAATAGATGAAATACTGCGATGTATATATAGAAAGGTCTCCAGCAGCTGCGAAATTCATAAACAGGCAGAGCTGATAAGCTCCATTTTATTGCTATAAACCTATTCTATTCTAAATAACTACCTACATTTGTCTGTTAAAGAAAGGCAACAAACTAGAACACTTTCAAATACAATAAAAGTACAGGACTAGCCCCCCATGAATCCCGAAAAACAATATTATGCGGGAGGCTTATTCATCACATCAACTATGGCGAGGCAGTTGCTAGCCATCTTCCTTAGCGTTTCAGAAATAGGAGTCAACGGGGTATCTCTTCCTTCTAGGGCATCCTTGCAATCCTCGACATTTGTTAGGGCAGCACTAAGCATAGTATTCATGGTCCCTATGTCTTTTAGAGGAAGCGCAT
This genomic interval from Apium graveolens cultivar Ventura chromosome 8, ASM990537v1, whole genome shotgun sequence contains the following:
- the LOC141678316 gene encoding ubiquitin-conjugating enzyme E2 32-like; this encodes MADDKYNRKNPAVKRILQEVKEMQSNPSHDFMSLPLEENIFEWQFAIRGPSETEFEGGIYHGRIQLPSDYPFKPPSFMLLTPNGRFETQTKVCLSISNHHPEHWQPSWSVRTALVALIAFMPTNPGGALGSLDYKKEERRVLAVKSREAAPKFGSPERQQLIDEIHAYMLSKAPSVPQISSGEAGEENSMNGEGEAQVSMEDAGTQVADGGTSSPMADDRIVEDRHEAPLNANPIPERMAVPGQVFDVPLGGQQQQQQLQRPDTRLQKPADDRLFTLAAVGLTIAIAFLLLKKFLKASEYGAVFMDGS